A single genomic interval of Candidatus Woesearchaeota archaeon harbors:
- a CDS encoding phage portal protein has translation IQALMEQYDIPPSRVVIDEDGVGGGVVDEIEGVKGFVNNSKPIPEQGVKRNYANLKSQCTFKAADYINQEKISVYKEIPEHIKEGLITDIEQYQMKDPDKDGKLAILTKDAIKQNIGRSPDYGDAFMMRMFFELTQDEWMVFEDPTGTIF, from the coding sequence CATCCAAGCACTCATGGAACAATACGACATCCCCCCAAGCAGAGTAGTAATAGACGAAGACGGAGTCGGCGGCGGAGTCGTAGACGAAATAGAAGGCGTCAAAGGATTCGTCAACAACAGCAAACCAATCCCTGAGCAAGGAGTCAAGAGGAACTACGCAAACCTGAAAAGCCAATGCACCTTCAAAGCAGCCGACTACATAAACCAGGAGAAAATCAGCGTTTATAAAGAAATCCCAGAACACATCAAAGAAGGACTCATCACAGACATAGAACAATACCAAATGAAGGATCCAGACAAAGACGGCAAACTCGCAATCCTCACCAAAGACGCAATAAAACAGAACATCGGCAGAAGCCCCGACTACGGCGACGCTTTCATGATGCGAATGTTCTTCGAACTCACCCAGGACGAATGGATGGTCTTCGAAGATCCGACAGGAACCATTTTTTAA